A window of the Bactrocera neohumeralis isolate Rockhampton unplaced genomic scaffold, APGP_CSIRO_Bneo_wtdbg2-racon-allhic-juicebox.fasta_v2 cluster09, whole genome shotgun sequence genome harbors these coding sequences:
- the LOC126763895 gene encoding probable tubulin polyglutamylase ttll-15: MQLDNKDKQSGNEPKSSKDVPVRIILVFLLITTVTAVLLEFGIPDNRLWKTEKIVEVQPSEASEINYYKFAIYPPFKPSEKHLHHVIEILGQMGYKQTSMNNENWNLLWAHEYPFLKMGTRIRNILSRQIVNHFPGIGFITSKVDLSTAAFPFMPKAFRLPEQQAEFLKFAMDNPDSIFVEKNNKHRSIKIRPLNSINLNASDCFIQEYVQKPFLVDGHKFDVGVYIVLTSIEPLIVYMYEGDILFRYCPEKYYPFDAENINKYVIGNDYLPTWEVPSLIKYFERFGGSMRSSFDAYVRDQFLDPSVIWEQVEEIVRQTILSKKNNILKAMQPFKTGKYFELLRFDLIVDDNLQVYLMEVNMSPNLSSAHFKPNALLYQQVLYNVLNLVGVGSPLRIDKRIFDDEKITSDKSIAVNLNDCAKYACHKSCNKSECDLCLSCLKASEVNILKKAHYEHLHKMEMKRIFPKAMVS, translated from the exons ATGCAGCTAGATAACAAg GACAAGCAATCTGGCAATGAACCAAAATCGTCTAAGGATGTTCCAGTTCGGATAATCTTGGtgtttcttttaataactaCTGTTACTGCTGTGTTATTAGAATTTGGGATTCCGGATAACAGATtatggaaaactgaaaaaatcgttgaagTACAGCCCTCGGAAGCAtctgaaattaattattacaagTTTGCAATATATCCTCCTTTCAAGCCCTCAGAGAAACATCTTCATCATGTAATAGAAATATTAGGACAAATGGGATATAAACAAACCTCTATGAATAATGAAAATTGGAATTTACTCTGGGCACATGAATACCCTTTTCTCAAAATGGGAACAaggataagaaatattttatcacGTCAAATTGTTAATCATTTTCCTGGTATAGGATTCATTACAAGCAAGGTTGATCTATCCACTGCTGCATTTCCATTCATGCCTAAAGCTTTTCGTTTGCCAGAACAGCAagcagaatttttaaaatttgcaatggATAATCCCGATTCCATATTTGTGgagaaaaacaataaacacaGATCCATTAAAATTCGACCTTTGAATTCTATAAACTTGAACGCGTCTGACTGTTTCATACAAGAATATGTTCAAAAACCTTTTTTGGTAGATGGACACAAATTCGATGTAGGAGTTTATATAGTACTAACCTCGATTGAACCAttaatagtatatatgtatgaaggaGACATTTTGTTCCGTTACTGTCCGGAAAAATATTATCCATTCGATgcggaaaatattaataaatacgtCATTGGAAATGACTATTTACCAACGTGGGAAGTTCCTTCTTtgatcaaatattttgaaagatttgGAGGAAGTATGCGCTCTTCTTTCGATGCATACGTACGAGATCAATTTTTAGACCCATCTGTAATTTGGGAGCAAGTTGAAGAAATTGTACGTCAGAccatattatcaaaaaaaaacaacattttaaaagCAATGCAACCCTTTAAAACTGGAAAGTATTTCGAACTCCTACGATTTGATTTAATTGTTGATGATAATTTACAAGTTTACCTCATGGAGGTTAACATGTCTCCTAATCTTTCATCGGCACATTTCAAACCTAATGCATTGTTATACCAACAAGTTTTAtacaatgttttaaatttagttgGTGTTGGATCACCTCTACGAATTGATAAAAG GATTTTTGATGATGAAAAAATAACATCGGATAAAAGTATTGCGGTAAATCTGAATGATTGTGCTAAATATGCCTGTCATAAGTCCTGTAATAAATCTGAATGTGATCTCTGTTTATCCTGCTTGAAAGCTTCGGaagttaatatattaaaaaaggcACATTATGAACATTTACATAAAATGGAAATGAAGAGAATATTTCCAAAAGCAATGGTAAGTTAA
- the LOC126763906 gene encoding putative nuclease HARBI1, producing the protein MTTTELWFGDSSEEDESLLELARNRKKLRDASNPLELDSATFIENFRLSKEAFVDLLSATEEMLQRCTRAKSIPNILKLATTLRFCAQGSYQLSIGNENMLGLAQPTVSVVLSEVLDALENFICQRWIKFNYTEAEMQQAKSHFYSNTRFPGVIGCVDGTHIKIVAPKKELQHLYYNRKGFFSINAMIVCDHTMIIRYINAKNPGATHDSMIFNMSALKAYLEQQVENGLRNTWLLGDAGYALKTYLMTPFRNSEEGSPESRYNTQHSRARNIVERTIEVLKNRFRCLLQARALHYSPKKATQIINVCAALHNICIFYKVEISPEEFPNEANDSHGGVIEVESDNDSEAAAIRNRISRTF; encoded by the exons atgactaCGACTGAGTTGTGGTTTGGCGATTCTTCAGAGGAGGATGAAAGCTTACTGGAATTGGCTAGAAATAGAAAGAAGCTAAGGGACGCTTCCAACCCTTTGGAATTAGATTCCGCTAC atTTATAGAAAACTTCCGTTTGTCGAAAGAGGCGTTTGTTGATTTGCTGTCCGCTACAGAGGAGATGCTGCAGCGATGCACACGAGCGAAATCTATTCCCAATATACTAAAATTGGCAACAACTTTACGATTTTGTGCTCAGGGATCGTATCAACTTAGTATAGGGAATGAAAACATGCTTGGACTTGCACAGCCCACGGTGTCTGTGGTACTATCTGAGGTACTCGATGCCCTGGAGAATTTCATTTGCCAAAGATGgataaaattcaattatacCGAGGCTGAAATGCAACAAGCAAAATCTCATTTTTATAGCAATACCAGATTTCCTGGGGTAATCGGTTGTGTTGATGGTACACACATCAAAATTGTGGCTCCCAAAAAGGAGTTGCAGCATTTATATTACAACAGAAAAGGATTCTTTAGCATTAATGCTATGATT GTTTGTGATCATACAATGATCATACGGTATATAAATGCAAAGAATCCGGGGGCAACGCATGATTCGATGATTTTCAACATGTCAGCATTGAAAGCATATCTAGAACAGCAAGTCGAAAATGGTCTTCGCAATACTTGGCTACttg GAGACGCTGGATACGCTCTAAAAACATATTTGATGACACCTTTTAGAAATTCTGAAGAAGGATCTCCAGAAAGCAGATACAATACACAACATTCGAGAGCAAGAAATATAGTAGAGCGCACTATTGAAGTGTTGAAAAATAGATTCAGATGTTTGTTACAAGCAAGAGCTCTCCACTATTCTCCAAAAAAGGCGACACAAATTATTAATGTTTGTGCAGCTTTACAcaacatttgcatattttataaagtcGAAATTTCTCCTGAAGAATTTCCTAATGAGGCAAACGACAGTCATGGTGGAGTCATTGAAGTTGAATCTGATAACGACTCGGAAGCAGCAGCAATTAGAAATCGTATATCAAGAACGTTttag
- the LOC126763923 gene encoding uncharacterized protein LOC126763923 gives MSKVVSTKQQLEKLVALMEENPQFARGICTKVQAATKWEGFALELNCLGPPTRPAAKWMKVWADMKSKTKKKLSQNKAEYRATGGGTNRLQGFSNTEESIIGLLEFDACINPPGAEFGLDISGDVEPQLPAPTNPTPHPQAEESEVEFHSEAYEPPARKTRPIKKCNKAERLRLLDSQTNAQKQYYKEMVSTLGVIRKCAEEKVEYLKKQYELDKNATEVMLQLKKEKLRVYKEEVLKIQQDRKSKLQLKLAILELKKIFK, from the exons at GTCGAAAGTCGTGAGCACTAAACAGCAGTTGGAAAAACTGGTAGCTTTAATGgaagaaaatccacaatttGCAAGAGGGATTTGCACCAAAGTTCAGGCGGCAACAAAATGGGAGGGATTTGCTTTGGAGCTGAACTGTTTGGGTCCACCAACTAGACCAGCGGCAAAGTGGATGAAG GTATGGGCTGATATGAAGTCAAAGACAAAGAAAAAACTGTCGCAAAACAAAGCGGAGTACAGAGCAACAGGCGGAGGTACTAACAGGCTGCAGGGATTTTCTAATACTGAAGAGAGTATTATTGGCTTACTTGAGTTTGATGCCTGCATAAACCCGCCGGGAGCCGAATTTGGTCTGGATATAAGTGGCGATGTTGAACCACAACTTCCAGCTCCAACAAATCCCACCCCACATCCTCAGGCTGAAGAAAGTGAAGTGGAGTTTCATTCTGAGGCTTACGAGCCTCCAGCACGCAAAACGCGgccaattaaaaaatgcaacaagGCAGAGAGGCTGAGGTTACTGGACTCCCAGACAAATGCCCAGAAACAGTACTACAAAGAAATGGTCTCCACTTTAGGGGTCATACGAAAATGTGCTGAAGAAAAAGTGGAATACCTAAAGAAACAGTATGAACTGGATAAAAACGCAACAGAGGTAATGCTACAGctgaaaaaggaaaaattgcGGGTTTACAAAGAAGAAGTTTTAAAAATCCAGCAAGATCGCAAATCAAAACTGCAGTTAAAACTTGCAATTTTAGagctaaaaaaaatctttaaataa